In a single window of the Olivibacter sp. SDN3 genome:
- a CDS encoding chaperone modulator CbpM, protein METTLILISEYCTHCKVEQTFIQSLHEEGLIELAVVEKEYYISEEQLDDLEQFRRWYYDLHVNIEGIDAMKHLVQKLRVMQQEIDQLKNRLKLYES, encoded by the coding sequence ATGGAAACAACATTGATTTTAATCAGCGAATACTGTACACATTGTAAGGTGGAACAGACATTTATTCAATCGCTACACGAAGAAGGTTTGATTGAGTTGGCTGTCGTCGAGAAAGAATATTACATTAGTGAAGAACAATTGGATGATTTGGAACAGTTTAGACGTTGGTATTACGACCTGCATGTCAATATCGAAGGAATTGATGCGATGAAGCATTTAGTGCAGAAACTGCGGGTGATGCAACAAGAAATTGATCAGCTGAAGAACCGATTGAAATTATACGAGAGTTAG
- a CDS encoding VOC family protein encodes MKHPFIKGVHHIAIICSDYIKSKHFYTQILGFNILKETYRAERKSYKLDLSLNDQYTIELFSFPAPPRRTSRPEACGLRHLAFSVDNLEQAVDALNSQDISCEPVRTDEITGKRFTFFEDPDGLPMEFYEA; translated from the coding sequence ATGAAACACCCATTTATTAAAGGCGTACATCATATTGCCATTATCTGCTCAGATTATATAAAATCCAAGCATTTCTACACACAAATTCTGGGTTTCAATATCTTAAAAGAGACTTATCGTGCAGAAAGAAAATCCTACAAGCTTGATTTGTCGCTTAACGACCAATATACCATTGAGCTCTTTTCCTTTCCTGCTCCACCGAGACGTACCAGTAGACCCGAAGCTTGCGGCTTGCGACATTTGGCTTTCAGCGTTGACAATCTCGAGCAGGCTGTTGATGCATTAAACAGTCAAGATATCTCTTGCGAACCCGTACGTACAGACGAAATCACCGGCAAACGTTTTACCTTTTTTGAAGACCCTGACGGGCTACCGATGGAATTTTATGAGGCATGA
- a CDS encoding HdeD family acid-resistance protein, with product MASLVQQIKNDIKNWWLFTLIGILLLIAGFYTISNPLTSYLGLAIFFGVLIFVNGIMELSFAIGNRKHLHRWGWTLAAGMLDVILGFVLLLYPGLSMSVLPFIVGFYILLLGASLSSYAFQLNSLSIKGWGWVLAGGILTVIFGLSMIFNPIIGIATIVGWTAFAFIIAGIVNIIFSIQLKKVKDHTTP from the coding sequence ATGGCATCCTTAGTACAGCAAATCAAGAATGACATCAAAAATTGGTGGTTGTTCACACTTATTGGCATTTTGCTCTTGATAGCAGGTTTTTATACGATCTCAAACCCATTAACGAGTTATTTAGGGTTAGCTATTTTTTTCGGCGTATTAATCTTTGTTAATGGTATTATGGAGCTTTCATTTGCCATTGGAAACAGGAAACATCTACATCGCTGGGGGTGGACGCTGGCGGCAGGTATGCTAGATGTCATACTTGGCTTTGTTCTACTCCTATATCCGGGATTGTCGATGAGCGTTCTCCCTTTTATTGTAGGGTTCTATATCTTATTATTGGGAGCTTCATTAAGCAGTTATGCGTTCCAATTGAACAGTTTATCAATTAAAGGATGGGGGTGGGTACTCGCTGGAGGCATATTAACGGTAATCTTTGGTCTGAGCATGATTTTCAACCCTATTATTGGCATCGCCACTATCGTGGGGTGGACAGCATTTGCTTTCATCATCGCCGGAATTGTTAATATTATCTTTTCCATTCAGCTCAAAAAGGTGAAAGATCATACGACACCTTAG